One window of Panthera tigris isolate Pti1 chromosome C2, P.tigris_Pti1_mat1.1, whole genome shotgun sequence genomic DNA carries:
- the LOC102971270 gene encoding PEST proteolytic signal-containing nuclear protein isoform X3 — translation MLFEVAAPINLLSKNSSSCNGGESSSRSAEKRSAEEEAADLPTKPTKISKFGFAIGSQTTKKASAISIKLGSSKPKETVPTLAPKTLSVAAAFNEDEDSEPEEMPPEAKMRMKNIGRDTPTSAGPNSFNKGKHGFSDNQKLWERNIKSHLGNVHDQDN, via the exons ATGCTTTTTGAGGTTGCTGCTCCCATCAATCTGCTCAGTAAAAATAGCTCATCTTG TAATGGAGGGGAAAGTTCCAGTCGCAGCGCTGAGAAGCGATCAGCTGAAGAAGAAGCTGCAGACCTCCCAACAAAGCCTACAAAGATCTCCAAGTTTGGATTTGCCATAGGTAGTCAGACGACAAAGAAAGCCTCGGCCATATCCATCAAACTTGGATCAAGT AAGCCTAAAGAAACTGTTCCAACTCTTGCTCCAAAAACTCTTTCAGTAGCAGCAGCTTTTAATGAAGATGAAGAT agtGAACCAGAGGAAATGCCTCCAGAAGCAAAGATGAGGATGAAGAATATTGGAAG GGATACACCAACATCAGCAGGACCAAACTCCTTCAATAAAGGAAAGCATGGTTTTTCTGATAACCAGAAGCTATGGGAGCGAAATATAAAATCTCATCTTGGAAATGTCCATGACCAAGACAATTAA